The Desulfonatronospira thiodismutans ASO3-1 region GTTGCGGTCCAGCCCTGCCTTCTCTCCCACCCGGATGCCCTCGGCCAGGACAGCCACGTTGGTCATGCCGATCATGTTGGAGATGAGCTTCACCGCGCATGAGGCCTCAATACTGCCTACATAATTGGGAATACCGATGATCTTGAAAATGTCCTGGTACTTGTCCACCAGGGCCTTGTCACCGCCGATGAACATAGGTTCCTCAGCCTTTTCTGCGTGGGCCGGAGTTTTGCCCAGGGTGCATTGAATATAGCCAATTCCCTTGGCCGCAGCTGCGGCATACAAGTCATTGGCTGTGCCTGGATCTATGGTGGAAAGCTCAATATGAGTGGCTCCCTGGCTCAGTTTGGCATACAGCCCATCATCACCCAGCATTGTCCCCTTAACATGCTCGGGCAGGGGAAGACTGGTAAATACAAGTTCACAGCCGGCCAGATCGGACAGAGAAGCTGCCCTTTCTCCAGTGCTGCCTGCTTCCAGTGTCCGGTCCACGGCTTCTTCCTTCAGGTCATAGACAAGTACATTCTTACCAGCCCTGATCAGGTTCCTTGCCAATGGTCCTCCCATGAGTCCCAGTCCGATAAAGCCAATGCGCATAAGAGCACCTCCTGTAAGCTTTTTATATAGTGTTTATTCAGGATAAAATGGGTTGGTTCTCAGTAAAAAAAGTGTTTTACTAAATATAAGCAAGTGGCTTGCCAAAGTTTTAGTCGCCTGAAATTAAATATTTTTTTATCAAGACCAATCTCTGCTGAAAAAACTTTGTGCCTATATATAGACATTGCGCCTGAATTTGGGCACTATATATGGGCAACATGCCTGAATGAGAATGTGAAAGTCAGGCAGATGCAGGAAATAAAAATGATTATAGGTGTATCAATAAGGAGTGAATAAAATGGCCTCAAAAAAGCTTTCACGTGGTGTTTCCACTGAGGTTATCATCAGAGAACTGGTCAGGAGGGTGAGTTCTCCAGTCTCCAGATCTTCGTTTTTTCAATCTCTCTCCAGGCTGATCCAGCAGCAGTTTTCCTTTGATCGCCTGTGCATCAACTTATACGACCCCAACAGTGAGCTGATAAGCTTTTTCACAGCAGCAGAAGGAACTGTGGTAAATGCGCTGTCGCCGACACGTAAAGCTGAGAAATCCACTGTTGCCGGACATGTCATATCGACAAAAAAACCAGTAATAATTACAGATCTCGCCCAGTATTTCAGCGAGGAGTTGCAAAACCCTCTGACTGAGTCTGGACTTACAACTACTATGGCTTTTCCATTAATTATAAATGATGATATAATTGGAACAATACATTG contains the following coding sequences:
- a CDS encoding NAD(P)-dependent oxidoreductase; translated protein: MRIGFIGLGLMGGPLARNLIRAGKNVLVYDLKEEAVDRTLEAGSTGERAASLSDLAGCELVFTSLPLPEHVKGTMLGDDGLYAKLSQGATHIELSTIDPGTANDLYAAAAAKGIGYIQCTLGKTPAHAEKAEEPMFIGGDKALVDKYQDIFKIIGIPNYVGSIEASCAVKLISNMIGMTNVAVLAEGIRVGEKAGLDRNQLLELLSDTGARSFQMDVRGPWIAADDFKPRFAVDLAMKDVRLGLEMARAWNLDLKAMEAALKYFQKCSESGFGQEDCNAVCKIVGE